The following coding sequences are from one Rathayibacter sp. SW19 window:
- the atpB gene encoding F0F1 ATP synthase subunit A — translation MHLLVQTATDVPPFVGPSIDEFFPPVFLFQGTAFEINRIILVRFIALVALVLVFWLGTRRLKLVPGRGQNLIEMALDFVRVSIAEDLLGKKDGRRFLPLITAVFFMVFAMNVTGVIPGLNVAGTSVIGVPALLALIAYVAFIYAGVKKSPGNFFRNSLFPAGVPKPLYLLITPIEFISTFLVRPFTLTLRLMMNMIVGHLLLVLFFTGTTWFLLESPGIFKLFAIGTFAFGFAFTVFELLIILLQAYIFALLTTVYIQLALAEEH, via the coding sequence GTGCACCTGCTTGTTCAGACTGCCACTGACGTCCCGCCCTTCGTAGGGCCCTCTATCGACGAGTTTTTTCCGCCGGTCTTTCTGTTTCAGGGAACAGCATTTGAGATCAACAGGATCATCCTGGTTCGTTTCATTGCGCTGGTCGCGCTCGTCTTGGTCTTCTGGTTGGGCACCCGTCGTCTCAAACTCGTGCCGGGCCGAGGGCAGAACCTGATCGAAATGGCCCTCGACTTCGTTCGGGTCAGCATTGCGGAGGATCTGCTTGGCAAGAAAGACGGCCGCCGTTTTCTGCCATTGATCACCGCCGTCTTCTTCATGGTCTTCGCGATGAACGTCACGGGCGTCATCCCGGGGTTGAACGTCGCAGGAACTTCCGTCATCGGTGTGCCGGCATTGCTTGCCCTCATCGCCTACGTGGCGTTCATCTACGCCGGCGTCAAGAAGAGTCCGGGCAATTTCTTCCGCAACTCACTGTTCCCTGCCGGTGTGCCCAAGCCGTTGTATCTCTTGATCACACCGATCGAATTCATTTCCACGTTCCTGGTACGACCATTCACGCTCACCCTTCGACTCATGATGAACATGATCGTCGGCCACCTCCTGCTCGTGCTGTTCTTCACGGGCACCACCTGGTTCCTGCTGGAATCGCCGGGGATTTTCAAGCTGTTCGCAATCGGCACTTTCGCCTTCGGATTCGCCTTCACCGTGTTCGAACTGTTGATCATCTTGCTG